One genomic segment of Drosophila melanogaster chromosome 3R includes these proteins:
- the Doa gene encoding darkener of apricot, isoform Y, with product MSEDAGKPANTVPSAVSSSAAPSPSLRTKEESQPAMQKPTPPPASGQQFFQVVSPQFASVLSSSIPESKCAVRSPISSPLAIRKSRPPLLPSSPKSTPPLPRKHHPLAYNAATGTISSASGAALPSRLMATIASSPASSISLSSCSSPSSSPPPPVPCRAPKNASRPVAVTAAPPPSTSNEISLDKLLQQQQELEEKSAAATNSAKMDANFYDAEIEMMNKYLKSLPDYSELDRKLHQEFQECEDLYDKIKRQQQPLAKSNSQQSVTKAVGPGVPAISSGLSKSSSINFAQNPSSRGAAPRLAYPSIFSQAAGEPKLQRSISSSNMPISAPNSMRPLPTKNGLQSGSNLSLNKQLMNEFWSENLTSSQKRQTPKRTFWNYEKICGAQLGDAGQPFKVDAKTAKKLAIFDPTVAEAAQKELQRPQQSQVPQNQPHKLQKNASLSHLDLKVRQAVTKDDLYKLICNEQSPLAGSNFVSRVPVKQQFPAQQQQVLPKSMSMTHVPGGGQPMGAPLLRTSSRTHIPSYMKNLPSLSRSTSNSAILMTQPRKEPPPKEPLKAPAPLPAIAAPTVGKPSGVLKSSSSSCVPSPRCAAAFFRRPQEANNPQQQHHQPLQKPQQVAPIEESGPGDSASLERKSEKSNSTLSTSSFTVTNCCTTHLPQLSKFTSSFHIAPTTATTTAATATPTPTGAATTSDQQQQSGGTPAMVAANLEVPTSSSSSAATKRQKDVDNKLEKCLNDMLKLKTSSNNNSTSNSNNNAIMSHSLTGEHKDPKTALEGPTSSSSSSSSKYIGESQIPVPVQLYDPQKPLLQQQQQQQRICYPIGKSNSTSQLPMGGYQRLLQHQQQQHHQQQQQQHQEQQQYPQHKRPFLNWNSFACSAMNGASDPFMQQQHMPAHQQQQHLPHKLQQSYSSSHVPKQAPKSGLAMFLQKNTNKENKFGQPMQQQPPGMMPQMYGYQAPQQQSKIGYPRTGAPLTHSASFSSAQRPTALQFHQQHQQQQHLQQQQQHPQQQQHQHSSFGVGMMSRNYYNMPKQPERKPLQTFDPYAYPKPNQMQPVKYQQQQQHPHTQFQNASAGGGGGGAAGLQYDPNTNTQLFYASPASSSSNKQPQQPQQQQQQQQSQLQQSNSVIFNHSGQQHQPHQQQQNEMSKSALGLHFIETAKPVIQDDADGHLIYHTGDILHHRYKIMATLGEGTFGRVVKVKDMERDYCMALKIIKNVEKYREAAKLEINALEKIAQKDPHCDHLCVKMIDWFDYHGHMCIVFEMLGLSVFDFLRENNYEPYPLDQVRHMAYQLCYSVKFLHDNRLTHTDLKPENILFVDSDYTSHYNHKINREVRRVKNTDVRLIDFGSATFDHEHHSTIVSTRHYRAPEVILELGWSQPCDVWSIGCILFELYLGITLFQTHDNREHLAMMERILGQIPYRMARNHTLYSKTKTKYFYHGKLDWDEKSSAGRYVRDHCKPLFLCQLSDSEDHCELFSLIKKMLEYEPSSRITLGEALHHPFFDRLPPHHRVGEVSNKQPLSSGSSSRERSHSLSR from the exons ATGAGTGAAGATGCCGGCAAGCCAGCAAATACAGTGCCCTCAGCGGTATCCTCCTCCGCAGCCCCATCGCCAAGCCTAAGAACAAAAGAGGAATCCCAGCCAGCTATGCAGAAACCTACGCCGCCGCCGGCCAGTGGCCAGCAGTTCTTTCAGGTGGTCTCCCCGCAGTTCGCCTCTGTGCTATCATCCAGCATCCCGGAGAGCAAGTGTGCGGTGCGTTCTCCCATATCGTCGCCACTAGCAATCCGGAAGAGTCGTCCACCTCTGCTGCCGTCGAGTCCAAAGTCCACTCCTCCACTACCGCGGAAACATCACCCTTTGGCTTACAACGCGGCAACTGGAACAATCAGCAGTGCCTCTGGAGCAGCGTTGCCTTCCCGGTTAATGGCCACCATTGCCTCCAGCCCGGCTTCTAGTATATCGCTGTCCTCCTGTAGTTCACCTTCATCATCTCCACCACCGCCAGTACCATGTCGAGCTCCTAAGAATGCCAGTAGACCTGTTGCTGTGACTGCTGCTCCACCTCCATCCACCTCGAACGAAATCAGTTTGGACAAGttgctgcaacagcagcaggagctaGAGGAGAAATCCGCGGCAGCCACAAACAGCGCAAAAATGGATGCAAACTTCTACGATGCCGAGATTGAGATGATGAACAAGTATCTTAAGAGTCTGCCTGACTACAGCGAACTGGACAGGAAGCTGCACCAGGAGTTCCAGGAGTGCGAGGATCTCTATGACAAGATCAAGCGTCAGCAGCAGCCGCTGGCCAAGTCCAATTCGCAGCAATCGGTCACGAAGGCAGTAGGACCAGGAGTGCCTGCGATCTCCTCCGGCTTATCAAAGTCTTCTTCAATTAACTTCGCCCAGAATCCCAGCAGTCGTGGAGCTGCTCCGCGTTTGGCCTATCCTTCGATATTTTCCCAGGCTGCAGGCGAACCCAAGCTGCAGCGCAGCATTTCAAGTTCTAATATGCCTATAAGTGCACCTAATTCAATGCGTCCGCTGCCCACCAAGAATGGCCTGCAAAGTGGCTCCAATCTGTCCCTTAACAAACAGTTGATGAACGAATTCTGGAGCGAAAATCTAACCAGTTCTCAGAAGCGGCAAACACCTAAGCGAACCTTTTGGAACTACGAGAAGATCTGCGGTGCCCAGTTGGGCGATGCAGGACAACCCTTTAAGGTGGATGCAAAGACTGCCAAAAAATTGGCTATATTTGATCCCACAGTTGCGGAGGCCGCTCAGAAGGAGCTGCAGCGACCTCAGCAGTCACAGGTGCCCCAAAATCAGCCCCACAAACTGCAGAAAAATGCATCTTTGTCGCACCTGGATCTCAAGGTGCGTCAGGCGGTGACCAAGGACGATCTCTATAAGTTGATCTGCAACGAGCAATCGCCGTTGGCAGGATCGAATTTTGTGAGTAGAGTGCCTGTGAAGCAGCAATTTccagcacagcagcaacaggtgcTTCCAAAGAGCATGTCCATGACGCATGTGCCGGGTGGTGGTCAACCCATGGGAGCTCCATTGCTGCGAACTTCTAGTCGAACTCATATACCCAGCTACATGAAGAATCTACCATCTTTGAGCAGGAGCACATCAAACTCTGCAATACTCATGACCCAACCGCGAAAGGAACCTCCACCAAAGGAACCACTGAAAGCTCCAGCTCCACTTCCTGCCATAGCTGCACCGACGGTGGGCAAACCAAGTGGTGTCCTAAAGAGCTCCAGCAGTTCCTGTGTCCCCTCACCGCGTTGTGCCGCTGCCTTCTTTCGCCGACCTCAAGAAGCTAACAATcctcagcagcaacatcaccaGCCACTTCAGAAACCGCAGCAAGTGGCGCCAATTGAGGAATCCGGACCTGGTGATTCCGCATCTCTGGAACGAAAATCGGAGAAGAGCAATAGCACGTTAAGCACAAGCAGCTTTACGGTGACCAACTGTTGCACCACCCACCTGCCGCAGCTCTCCAAGTTCACCTCATCGTTCCATATTGCCCCCaccacagcaacaaccacagccGCTACAGCAACGCCGACCCCAACAGGAGCTGCAACAACAAGcgatcagcagcaacaaagtgGCGGAACACCGGCGATGGTGGCTGCCAATTTGGAGGTGCCaacatcgtcatcgtcatcagcGGCCACAAAGCGCCAGAAAGATGTTGACAACAAGCTAGAAAAATGCTTGAACGACATGCTAAAGTTGAagaccagcagcaacaacaacagcactaGTAACAGCAATAATAATGCAATCATGTCGCATTCGCTGACGGGCGAGCACAAAGACCCGAAGACTGCACTCGAAGGCCccacgagcagcagcagcagcagcagcagcaagtacATAGGTGAATCTCAGATCCCCGTGCCAGTTCAGCTGTACGATCCGCAGAAGCCGttgctgcagcaacagcagcagcaacaaaggaTCTGCTATCCCATAGGCAAATCTAACTCTACCTCTCAGCTACCCATGGGCGGCTATCAGCGATTgctgcaacatcagcagcaacaacatcaccaacagcaacagcagcaacatcaggaACAGCAGCAGTATCCGCAGCACAAGCGACCCTTCCTCAACTGGAATAGCTTTGCATGTTCCGCCATGAACGGAGCGAGTGATCCCTtcatgcagcagcaacacatgCCTgcccaccagcaacagcagcatctgcCACACAAGCTGCAGCAATCATACTCCTCGTCTCATGTGCCCAAGCAGGCGCCCAAATCGGGACTGGCCATGTTTCTGCAGAAGAACACCAACAAGGAGAACAAGTTTGGCCAGccgatgcagcagcagccacccGGCATGATGCCCCAGATGTATGGATACCAGGCGCCCCAGCAGCAATCCAAGATAGGCTATCCCCGCACAGGTGCCCCACTGACGCACTCGGCCTCCTTCAGCTCCGCCCAAAGGCCGACGGCCCTGCAGTTccaccagcaacatcagcagcagcagcatctgcagcaacagcagcaacacccccagcagcaacaacatcagcatTCCAGCTTTGGGGTGGGCATGATGAGTAGGAATTACTATAATATGCCCAAGCAGCCCGAGCGCAAGCCGCTGCAGACCTTTGATCCGTATGCCTATCCCAAGCCGAATCAGATGCAGCCGGTCAagtaccagcagcagcaacagcatccgCATACGCAGTTTCAGAATGCTTCCgctggaggaggcggtggcggtgCTGCTGGGCTTCAATACGATCCAAATACAAATACGCAATTGTTTTACGCGTCGCCGGCGTCATCGTCATCGAACAAGCAACCGCAACaaccgcaacagcaacagcagcagcagcagtcccAGCTACAACAAAGCAATTCTGTCATATTCAATCACTCGGGCCAGCAACACCAAccacatcaacagcagcagaatgAAATGTCCAAGTCCGCATTGGGGCTGCACTTCATCGAG ACAGCAAAGCCCGTCATTCAAGATGATGCTGATGGTCACTTAATTTACCACACCGGAGACATTCTCCATCACAGAT ATAAGATCATGGCCACACTGGGCGAGGGAACTTTTGGACGTGTGGTCAAGGTCAAAGATATGGAGCG TGATTACTGCATGGCTTTAAAGATTATTAAGAACGTGGAAAAGTACCGCGAAGCTGCCAAGCTGGAAATAAATGCTTTGGAAAAGATTGCCCAAAAGGATCCGCATTGTGATCA TTTGTGCGTCAAAATGATTGACTGGTTTGATTATCATGGACACATGTGTATAGTTTTTGAAATGTTGGGGCTCAgtgttttcgattttttg cgAGAGAACAACTATGAGCCATACCCGCTGGACCAAGTGCGCCATATGGCCTATCAATTATGCTACTCTGTGAAATTTCTACATGACAATCGTTTAACGCACACAGATCTCAAGCCGGAGAACATACTCTTCGTCGACTCGGATTATACTTCTCACTATAATCATAAGATT AACCGCGAGGTGCGCCGCGTCAAGAATACGGACGTTCGCCTAATCGACTTCGGGTCGGCCACCTTCGACCACGAGCACCACAGCACAATTGTCTCGACGCGACATTACCGCGCGCCAGAGGTCATACTGGAGCTGGGGTGGTCACAGCCGTGTGACGTTTGGTCCATTGG GTGCATCTTGTTCGAACTGTATCTGGGAATCACGCTCTTCCAAACGCACGACAATCGCGAACACTTGGCCATGATGGAGCGAATCTTGGGACAAATACCATATCGCATGGCACG CAATCATACTCTTTatagcaaaaccaaaacaaagtaCTTCTATCATGGTAAGTTAGATTGGGATGAGAAGTCCAGTGCGGGTCGCTACGTCCGTGATCACTGCAAGCCGTTGTTCCTGTGCCAGCTGAGCGACAGCGAGGACCACTGTGAGCTCTTCAGTCTGATCAAGAAGATGCTGGAGTACGAGCCGTCGTCACGCATCACGTTAG GTGAGGCCCTGCATCATCCGTTCTTTGATAGGCTGCCACCACACCATCGAGTAGGTGAGGTCAGCAACAAGCAGCCCCTTTCGtcgggcagcagcagccgcgaACGATCGCATAGCCTCTCCAGATGA
- the Doa gene encoding darkener of apricot, isoform K, whose translation MVAANLEVPTSSSSSAATKRQKDVDNKLEKCLNDMLKLKTSSNNNSTSNSNNNAIMSHSLTGEHKDPKTALEGPTSSSSSSSSKYIGESQIPVPVQLYDPQKPLLQQQQQQQRICYPIGKSNSTSQLPMGGYQRLLQHQQQQHHQQQQQQHQEQQQYPQHKRPFLNWNSFACSAMNGASDPFMQQQHMPAHQQQQHLPHKLQQSYSSSHVPKQAPKSGLAMFLQKNTNKENKFGQPMQQQPPGMMPQMYGYQAPQQQSKIGYPRTGAPLTHSASFSSAQRPTALQFHQQHQQQQHLQQQQQHPQQQQHQHSSFGVGMMSRNYYNMPKQPERKPLQTFDPYAYPKPNQMQPVKYQQQQQHPHTQFQNASAGGGGGGAAGLQYDPNTNTQLFYASPASSSSNKQPQQPQQQQQQQQSQLQQSNSVIFNHSGQQHQPHQQQQNEMSKSALGLHFIETAKPVIQDDADGHLIYHTGDILHHRYKIMATLGEGTFGRVVKVKDMERDYCMALKIIKNVEKYREAAKLEINALEKIAQKDPHCDHLCVKMIDWFDYHGHMCIVFEMLGLSVFDFLRENNYEPYPLDQVRHMAYQLCYSVKFLHDNRLTHTDLKPENILFVDSDYTSHYNHKINREVRRVKNTDVRLIDFGSATFDHEHHSTIVSTRHYRAPEVILELGWSQPCDVWSIGCILFELYLGITLFQTHDNREHLAMMERILGQIPYRMARNHTLYSKTKTKYFYHGKLDWDEKSSAGRYVRDHCKPLFLCQLSDSEDHCELFSLIKKMLEYEPSSRITLGEALHHPFFDRLPPHHRVGEVSNKQPLSSGSSSRERSHSLSR comes from the exons ATGGTGGCTGCCAATTTGGAGGTGCCaacatcgtcatcgtcatcagcGGCCACAAAGCGCCAGAAAGATGTTGACAACAAGCTAGAAAAATGCTTGAACGACATGCTAAAGTTGAagaccagcagcaacaacaacagcactaGTAACAGCAATAATAATGCAATCATGTCGCATTCGCTGACGGGCGAGCACAAAGACCCGAAGACTGCACTCGAAGGCCccacgagcagcagcagcagcagcagcagcaagtacATAGGTGAATCTCAGATCCCCGTGCCAGTTCAGCTGTACGATCCGCAGAAGCCGttgctgcagcaacagcagcagcaacaaaggaTCTGCTATCCCATAGGCAAATCTAACTCTACCTCTCAGCTACCCATGGGCGGCTATCAGCGATTgctgcaacatcagcagcaacaacatcaccaacagcaacagcagcaacatcaggaACAGCAGCAGTATCCGCAGCACAAGCGACCCTTCCTCAACTGGAATAGCTTTGCATGTTCCGCCATGAACGGAGCGAGTGATCCCTtcatgcagcagcaacacatgCCTgcccaccagcaacagcagcatctgcCACACAAGCTGCAGCAATCATACTCCTCGTCTCATGTGCCCAAGCAGGCGCCCAAATCGGGACTGGCCATGTTTCTGCAGAAGAACACCAACAAGGAGAACAAGTTTGGCCAGccgatgcagcagcagccacccGGCATGATGCCCCAGATGTATGGATACCAGGCGCCCCAGCAGCAATCCAAGATAGGCTATCCCCGCACAGGTGCCCCACTGACGCACTCGGCCTCCTTCAGCTCCGCCCAAAGGCCGACGGCCCTGCAGTTccaccagcaacatcagcagcagcagcatctgcagcaacagcagcaacacccccagcagcaacaacatcagcatTCCAGCTTTGGGGTGGGCATGATGAGTAGGAATTACTATAATATGCCCAAGCAGCCCGAGCGCAAGCCGCTGCAGACCTTTGATCCGTATGCCTATCCCAAGCCGAATCAGATGCAGCCGGTCAagtaccagcagcagcaacagcatccgCATACGCAGTTTCAGAATGCTTCCgctggaggaggcggtggcggtgCTGCTGGGCTTCAATACGATCCAAATACAAATACGCAATTGTTTTACGCGTCGCCGGCGTCATCGTCATCGAACAAGCAACCGCAACaaccgcaacagcaacagcagcagcagcagtcccAGCTACAACAAAGCAATTCTGTCATATTCAATCACTCGGGCCAGCAACACCAAccacatcaacagcagcagaatgAAATGTCCAAGTCCGCATTGGGGCTGCACTTCATCGAG ACAGCAAAGCCCGTCATTCAAGATGATGCTGATGGTCACTTAATTTACCACACCGGAGACATTCTCCATCACAGAT ATAAGATCATGGCCACACTGGGCGAGGGAACTTTTGGACGTGTGGTCAAGGTCAAAGATATGGAGCG TGATTACTGCATGGCTTTAAAGATTATTAAGAACGTGGAAAAGTACCGCGAAGCTGCCAAGCTGGAAATAAATGCTTTGGAAAAGATTGCCCAAAAGGATCCGCATTGTGATCA TTTGTGCGTCAAAATGATTGACTGGTTTGATTATCATGGACACATGTGTATAGTTTTTGAAATGTTGGGGCTCAgtgttttcgattttttg cgAGAGAACAACTATGAGCCATACCCGCTGGACCAAGTGCGCCATATGGCCTATCAATTATGCTACTCTGTGAAATTTCTACATGACAATCGTTTAACGCACACAGATCTCAAGCCGGAGAACATACTCTTCGTCGACTCGGATTATACTTCTCACTATAATCATAAGATT AACCGCGAGGTGCGCCGCGTCAAGAATACGGACGTTCGCCTAATCGACTTCGGGTCGGCCACCTTCGACCACGAGCACCACAGCACAATTGTCTCGACGCGACATTACCGCGCGCCAGAGGTCATACTGGAGCTGGGGTGGTCACAGCCGTGTGACGTTTGGTCCATTGG GTGCATCTTGTTCGAACTGTATCTGGGAATCACGCTCTTCCAAACGCACGACAATCGCGAACACTTGGCCATGATGGAGCGAATCTTGGGACAAATACCATATCGCATGGCACG CAATCATACTCTTTatagcaaaaccaaaacaaagtaCTTCTATCATGGTAAGTTAGATTGGGATGAGAAGTCCAGTGCGGGTCGCTACGTCCGTGATCACTGCAAGCCGTTGTTCCTGTGCCAGCTGAGCGACAGCGAGGACCACTGTGAGCTCTTCAGTCTGATCAAGAAGATGCTGGAGTACGAGCCGTCGTCACGCATCACGTTAG GTGAGGCCCTGCATCATCCGTTCTTTGATAGGCTGCCACCACACCATCGAGTAGGTGAGGTCAGCAACAAGCAGCCCCTTTCGtcgggcagcagcagccgcgaACGATCGCATAGCCTCTCCAGATGA
- the Doa gene encoding darkener of apricot, isoform Z, producing the protein MATFLNRFHREKSEKILPATTVAENGKTADAEAVQQQQQQQRPQRRYMRSATAASVTQLLSESCNSLLQRFRRNPSERPDNKQQLQQQQQQRNCAAAIAEDHKDSTPTNDSNNNNNKGKGGSSSQAQKQSKRRRSSDKSSASRRHPDGDRERERERDKERERDRQQDKEREMADRHRRYYASGGLGSTTGLGYHPSSSGSTSTAALMGRYQKSSTTANALDRLRTHLSPVGGYYKPLIRGVGGGRRDRDLDDRRDLLLDKDRTPTTSALSSGGKQSAISRLENKYSDILERAAGRRRHEEDRDKTLEPDDYGASGSGGLLRSATAHQLAKSKLSSSSFNASDRKERTPYRTRAQRQRYMAESNDSGYLTSGNRLLDENYPVDYGQRYDYHDALRLGGASGYPSSRYGRRGGEEEALSPRSTRAYGRTKTVESLLAAEIQDSGRNAAGPAEDRPLNSRNRFAHRRKEQPPEELTAEEREILADDRSSEDNAAILMLLREDNQFLEAKKFEERMRKRRELRDRVKRIEEAAEEAKKTEAAVAAAEAEAAALEQEAKKAKEAAAAAAIAASTAAATSSATAATLATPQEAPKKKSRSKKTAKPVIQDDADGHLIYHTGDILHHRYKIMATLGEGTFGRVVKVKDMERDYCMALKIIKNVEKYREAAKLEINALEKIAQKDPHCDHLCVKMIDWFDYHGHMCIVFEMLGLSVFDFLRENNYEPYPLDQVRHMAYQLCYSVKFLHDNRLTHTDLKPENILFVDSDYTSHYNHKINREVRRVKNTDVRLIDFGSATFDHEHHSTIVSTRHYRAPEVILELGWSQPCDVWSIGCILFELYLGITLFQTHDNREHLAMMERILGQIPYRMARNHTLYSKTKTKYFYHGKLDWDEKSSAGRYVRDHCKPLFLCQLSDSEDHCELFSLIKKMLEYEPSSRITLGEALHHPFFDRLPPHHRVGEVSNKQPLSSGSSSRERSHSLSR; encoded by the exons ATGGCCACATTTCTGAATCGTTTTCATCgcgaaaaaagcgaaaagataTTGCCAGCGACGACGGTTGccgaaaatgggaaaacagcTGACGCCGAAGCGgtacaacagcagcagcagcagcagcgtccGCAGCGGCGGTACATGCGAAGCGCCACCGCCGCCAGCGTAACGCAGCTGCTCTCCGAGAGCTGCAACAGTCTGCTGCAGCGATTCCGACGCAATCCAAGCGAACGACCTGATaacaaacaacaactgcagcagcagcagcagcaacgcaATTG TGCGGCAGCAATAGCCGAGGATCACAAAGACTCGACCCCAACGAATGacagcaataataacaataataaggGAAAAGGTGGATCCAGTAGCCAGGCCCAGAAGCAGAGCAAACGTCGCCGCAGCTCGGACAAATCCTCGGCCAGCCGGAGACATCCGGACGGCGATAGGGAACGGGAACGAGAACGGGACAAGGAACGAGAACGGGATCGGCAACAGGACAAGGAACGCGAAATGGCAGATCGCCACAGACGCTACTATGCGAGCGGAGGACTCGGCAGCACCACAGGACTGGGCTACCATCCCAGCAGCAGCGGGAGCACCAGTACCGCTGCCCTGATGGGTCGCTACCAGAAGAGCTCCACCACAGCCAACGCCCTGGACAGACTGCGCACCCACCTGAGTCCCGTGGGCGGCTACTACAAGCCATTAATTAGAGGAGTGGGAGGCGGCAGGCGTGACCGCGACCTAGACGAT CGAAGAGATCTGCTCTTGGACAAAGACAGAACGCCCACCACCTCAGCGCTTTCCTCAGGAGGCAAGCAGTCGGCCATTTCCCGGCTGGAGAACAAATACTCTGATATCTTGGAACGAGCGGCTGGCAGGCGGCGCCATGAAGAGGATCGCGACAAGACCCTGGAGCCGGATGACTATGGTGCCAGTGGTAGTGGCGGATTGCTCCGCTCGGCCACTGCCCATCAGCTGGCGAAATCTAAGTTGtcctccagctcctttaaTGCTTCGGATCGCAAGGAGCGCACTCCATACCGAACTCGAGCGCAGAGGCAAAGGTATATGGCCGAGTCCAATGACAGCGGCTATCTGACCAGCGGCAATCGACTGCTCGACGAGAACTACCCAGTGGACTATGGTCAGCGATACGACTATCACGACGCCCTACGCCTAGGAGGAGCATCAGGATATCCTTCAAGTCGCTACGGCCGAAGAGGTGGCGAAGAAGAAGCGCTCTCTCCTCGCTCCACAAGAGCGTATGGAAGAACCAAAACCGTTGAAAGTCTACTGGCTGCTGAGATCCAAGACAGCGGTCGAAATGCAGCTGGACCCGCCGAGGATCGACCATTGAACTCACGGAATCGCTTTGCTCATCGACGTAAGGAGCAGCCCCCAGAAGAACTGACCGCTGAAGAGCGTGAAATTCTTGCCGACGATCGGTCTTCGGAGGACAATGCAGCCATTCTGATGCTGCTCCGAGAGGACAATCAGTTCCTGGAGGCGAAAAAGTTCGAGGAGCGCATGCGCAAACGCCGTGAGCTTAGGGATCGCGTCAAGCGCATAGAGGAAGCGGCTGAGGAGGCCAAGAAGACTGAAGCGGCAGTAGCGGCAGCAGAAGCCGAGGCAGCTGCTCTCGAGCAGGAGGCCAAAAAGGCCAAGGaggcagccgcagcagctgcaattGCGGCAtcaactgctgctgcaacatCATCAGCAACTGCAGCCACACTGGCAACGCCACAGGAGGCGCCCAAGAAGAAGTCGCGCAGCAAAAAA ACAGCAAAGCCCGTCATTCAAGATGATGCTGATGGTCACTTAATTTACCACACCGGAGACATTCTCCATCACAGAT ATAAGATCATGGCCACACTGGGCGAGGGAACTTTTGGACGTGTGGTCAAGGTCAAAGATATGGAGCG TGATTACTGCATGGCTTTAAAGATTATTAAGAACGTGGAAAAGTACCGCGAAGCTGCCAAGCTGGAAATAAATGCTTTGGAAAAGATTGCCCAAAAGGATCCGCATTGTGATCA TTTGTGCGTCAAAATGATTGACTGGTTTGATTATCATGGACACATGTGTATAGTTTTTGAAATGTTGGGGCTCAgtgttttcgattttttg cgAGAGAACAACTATGAGCCATACCCGCTGGACCAAGTGCGCCATATGGCCTATCAATTATGCTACTCTGTGAAATTTCTACATGACAATCGTTTAACGCACACAGATCTCAAGCCGGAGAACATACTCTTCGTCGACTCGGATTATACTTCTCACTATAATCATAAGATT AACCGCGAGGTGCGCCGCGTCAAGAATACGGACGTTCGCCTAATCGACTTCGGGTCGGCCACCTTCGACCACGAGCACCACAGCACAATTGTCTCGACGCGACATTACCGCGCGCCAGAGGTCATACTGGAGCTGGGGTGGTCACAGCCGTGTGACGTTTGGTCCATTGG GTGCATCTTGTTCGAACTGTATCTGGGAATCACGCTCTTCCAAACGCACGACAATCGCGAACACTTGGCCATGATGGAGCGAATCTTGGGACAAATACCATATCGCATGGCACG CAATCATACTCTTTatagcaaaaccaaaacaaagtaCTTCTATCATGGTAAGTTAGATTGGGATGAGAAGTCCAGTGCGGGTCGCTACGTCCGTGATCACTGCAAGCCGTTGTTCCTGTGCCAGCTGAGCGACAGCGAGGACCACTGTGAGCTCTTCAGTCTGATCAAGAAGATGCTGGAGTACGAGCCGTCGTCACGCATCACGTTAG GTGAGGCCCTGCATCATCCGTTCTTTGATAGGCTGCCACCACACCATCGAGTAGGTGAGGTCAGCAACAAGCAGCCCCTTTCGtcgggcagcagcagccgcgaACGATCGCATAGCCTCTCCAGATGA